A single window of Chloracidobacterium thermophilum B DNA harbors:
- a CDS encoding VWA domain-containing protein gives MVCSSLRHSVAWLVAVVLLLTAAWSSSVAQSGRKRETAPRQYEPAKPKSPPPSETQEPPATPSRPRTVGQPDAPQSDAPRNDDSEPDDTDENTLRIQTQLVTVPFAVVDKRNRYINDLTAQDVQVLENGKPQEIFSFTREHDLPLTFALVFDISGSQQYSIAEQRLAAKTFLRQTIRPEKDLAGVVTFRRDIEVRQKLTSNLAALERAVDDVRFESGGYVYGGTPPLDPSITGTSLYDAVYVISSEMLPREAGRRVIILLTDGEDTTSRYKLNDAIDMALRSDVQVYAVGIPGGVPNGFGGVTITGIDRRTLERLCEATGGRAFFPRSPADYVAAFQQIETDLRQQYILTYVPSDATRDGSFRSITIKILRSGEAKDWRIFTRKGYYAK, from the coding sequence ATGGTTTGTTCGTCCCTGCGTCATAGTGTGGCTTGGCTCGTTGCTGTCGTCCTGCTGCTGACGGCAGCCTGGTCATCCTCTGTGGCCCAGAGTGGGCGCAAACGCGAGACTGCGCCGCGCCAGTACGAGCCGGCCAAACCCAAATCCCCGCCGCCTTCCGAGACTCAGGAACCGCCGGCTACGCCCTCCCGTCCACGGACGGTCGGCCAACCGGATGCTCCCCAGTCGGACGCGCCCCGGAACGACGACTCCGAGCCGGACGACACAGACGAGAACACGCTGCGGATTCAAACCCAGCTTGTGACTGTCCCGTTTGCCGTAGTGGACAAGCGCAACCGGTACATCAATGACCTGACAGCCCAGGACGTACAGGTGCTGGAAAACGGCAAGCCGCAGGAAATTTTCTCCTTCACCCGCGAGCATGATCTGCCGCTGACCTTTGCCCTGGTCTTTGACATCAGTGGCAGCCAGCAGTACAGCATTGCCGAGCAGCGCCTGGCGGCCAAAACCTTTCTGCGCCAGACGATCCGCCCTGAAAAAGACCTCGCCGGAGTGGTGACATTCCGGCGCGACATCGAAGTGCGCCAGAAGCTCACCAGCAACCTGGCGGCGCTTGAACGGGCGGTTGACGATGTCCGGTTTGAATCCGGGGGCTATGTGTATGGCGGTACGCCGCCGCTGGATCCGTCCATCACCGGCACGAGCCTGTACGATGCGGTCTATGTTATCTCCAGCGAGATGTTGCCCCGCGAAGCCGGGCGGCGTGTCATCATCCTGCTGACGGACGGGGAAGACACGACGAGCCGCTACAAACTCAACGATGCCATTGACATGGCCCTGCGTTCCGACGTGCAGGTGTATGCCGTGGGGATTCCGGGCGGAGTGCCCAACGGCTTCGGCGGCGTCACCATCACCGGCATTGACCGTCGAACGCTGGAGCGCCTGTGTGAGGCCACCGGCGGACGGGCGTTTTTCCCGCGCAGCCCGGCAGACTATGTGGCGGCCTTTCAGCAGATCGAGACGGATTTGCGGCAGCAGTACATTTTGACCTACGTTCCGTCGGATGCAACCCGCGATGGGAGTTTCCGTTCCATCACCATCAAAATCCTGCGCTCCGGTGAAGCCAAAGACTGGCGCATCTTTACGCGCAAGGGCTACTACGCCAAGTAA
- a CDS encoding nitric oxide reductase activation protein NorD yields MAESQLRAKLRQLFKGSDAAEAEQMVPRLAGIPTERLLFLTSIGAGLASLSPRTALEFFRVTPEVATQLTSFELQAWGECGKRLASTNVEAAYQFFRASPQVFEALPSAHRLSAIVLTTRQATMSTRTAVETFQMFPSVVSRIDSTPVLPRLLSIVNEVARHSVRHSQDLLRQSPVVVTHVRTFDSPDQALLNRLVEMTAAFAYRAGGTAAEFFLAIPNFLTQRTHGHLNALLEHTQAFLERGGSLALYYLRAATAVVQQTGHQGYEPWRRLALTMCAQGNTNSYQFLKLTPEVMQTLAASRSGPDLTAALRLLCETVADLDRVDRTAALECFKSAPLALRQTNIEHFRNWALAGLAHHPDGRAVQAYYGLQSRASRAALQGGQDGVALDTVSAILRLYVEGLTGRSVTIVPLSSAAEQSVIGDGRTIPLPGRINDFADEESNFRLYKVLAAHGAGQIEYGTHAADTPELIALRQDFQAAFPTAPPPTGREPVTYRTLLRHFPDPATATRLFTILENARIDRRLRRAYRGIRRDLDFIAARLRETRPDVLQLPPEHQWTEILFRIALCGGVDAVTRQQLPHIVTALEQIVTTYLDHPTAALTDTLLATQRIYDIIEQVQPSDATEAAVNEVVQQPDDAPGEAGATEVSTPSTSPASPSPPQPGQSFETWSQEHTPSQHDLTAQFLREGLTDDRMLEADGQAFFYDEWDRELGDYRVNWCRVIEHRPTAGTRTFVELTRARHHGLISSIRHQFQLMKPEALRRVTGELDGEMFDLDAVIDRQLDRRAALSGNERIYIKHLRRHRNVAVAFLLDMSSSTARTLTRYPRMPYTRPGQRIIDIEKEGLVIMNEALEAVGDSYAIYGFTSEGRRNVRFYVIKEFEERYSAQIEERIGGINYQNNTRLGAAVRHAVCKLTGHQARTKLLILLSDGRPYDHDYGDARYAREDSKQALRSARQSGITPFCITIERDADQELRELYGDVGYTVIDDVLSLPEKLPGIYRRLTS; encoded by the coding sequence ATGGCCGAATCCCAGCTTAGAGCCAAACTCCGCCAGTTGTTCAAAGGGAGTGACGCTGCTGAAGCCGAGCAGATGGTTCCGCGCCTGGCCGGGATTCCAACCGAACGCCTGCTGTTTCTCACCAGCATCGGGGCGGGACTGGCCAGCCTGTCGCCCCGGACGGCGCTGGAGTTTTTCCGGGTCACGCCCGAAGTTGCCACACAGCTCACGTCGTTTGAGCTTCAGGCGTGGGGTGAGTGTGGAAAACGCCTTGCGTCCACCAATGTCGAAGCCGCCTACCAGTTCTTCCGGGCCAGTCCCCAGGTCTTCGAGGCGCTGCCTTCGGCTCACCGCCTGAGCGCCATTGTCCTGACGACGCGCCAGGCAACGATGTCCACCCGCACAGCCGTGGAAACGTTCCAGATGTTTCCCTCGGTTGTTTCCCGGATTGACAGCACTCCGGTGCTGCCGCGCCTGCTCTCCATCGTGAACGAAGTGGCGCGTCACTCGGTGCGACACAGCCAGGACCTGCTGCGCCAGTCGCCGGTTGTGGTGACGCACGTCCGCACCTTCGACAGCCCTGACCAGGCGCTGCTCAACCGCCTCGTCGAAATGACCGCCGCCTTTGCCTACCGCGCCGGCGGCACGGCGGCCGAGTTTTTTCTGGCCATCCCGAACTTCCTCACCCAACGCACGCATGGCCATCTGAACGCGCTGCTTGAACACACACAGGCCTTTCTGGAACGCGGGGGCAGCCTGGCGCTGTACTACCTGCGCGCCGCCACGGCGGTTGTCCAGCAGACGGGCCACCAGGGCTATGAACCCTGGCGGCGGCTGGCGCTCACGATGTGCGCCCAGGGAAATACGAACAGCTATCAGTTCCTGAAGCTGACGCCGGAAGTGATGCAGACGCTGGCTGCCTCGCGGTCGGGCCCTGACCTTACGGCTGCGCTCCGGTTGTTGTGTGAGACCGTAGCCGATCTGGACCGGGTGGACCGTACAGCGGCCTTGGAATGCTTCAAGTCAGCTCCGCTGGCGCTGCGCCAGACCAACATTGAACATTTCCGCAACTGGGCCCTGGCCGGACTGGCGCACCACCCGGATGGACGCGCTGTTCAGGCTTACTACGGCTTGCAGTCCCGTGCGAGCCGGGCAGCGCTCCAAGGCGGACAGGACGGTGTGGCGCTCGATACGGTCTCTGCCATCCTCCGGCTGTATGTCGAAGGTCTCACCGGACGCAGCGTGACGATTGTCCCACTTTCAAGCGCCGCCGAGCAGTCCGTCATTGGCGATGGACGCACCATTCCGCTGCCTGGTCGAATCAACGACTTCGCGGATGAAGAATCGAATTTCCGGCTCTACAAGGTACTGGCCGCTCACGGAGCCGGACAGATTGAGTACGGCACTCATGCCGCCGACACCCCGGAACTCATCGCGTTGCGGCAGGATTTCCAGGCGGCTTTTCCCACGGCTCCACCGCCAACGGGACGGGAGCCGGTGACCTATCGCACATTGCTGCGGCACTTTCCCGATCCAGCAACCGCCACGCGCCTGTTTACAATCCTTGAGAACGCACGGATTGACCGCCGCCTGCGGCGCGCCTACCGGGGCATCCGCCGTGACCTGGATTTCATTGCGGCCCGGTTGCGGGAGACCCGCCCGGATGTCCTACAACTCCCGCCGGAGCACCAGTGGACGGAAATCCTGTTTCGGATCGCCCTCTGCGGCGGTGTGGATGCCGTCACCCGGCAACAGCTTCCGCATATTGTCACGGCCCTCGAACAGATTGTTACAACCTATCTCGACCATCCGACGGCGGCGCTGACCGATACCCTGCTGGCGACCCAGCGCATTTACGACATCATCGAACAGGTACAGCCCTCCGATGCGACCGAAGCGGCCGTCAACGAGGTCGTCCAGCAACCGGATGATGCGCCGGGTGAAGCCGGGGCAACTGAAGTTTCCACTCCGTCCACCTCACCGGCGTCACCTTCCCCACCTCAACCCGGTCAAAGTTTCGAGACGTGGAGCCAGGAACACACCCCCTCCCAGCACGACCTCACCGCCCAGTTTTTACGGGAAGGGCTGACCGATGACCGGATGCTGGAAGCTGACGGACAGGCGTTTTTCTACGATGAGTGGGACCGCGAACTGGGGGATTACCGCGTCAATTGGTGCCGGGTGATTGAGCACCGGCCCACGGCCGGCACACGAACCTTTGTCGAACTGACGCGCGCGCGCCACCACGGACTCATTTCCTCAATCCGCCACCAGTTTCAGCTCATGAAACCGGAAGCGCTCCGTCGGGTCACGGGTGAACTGGACGGGGAAATGTTTGACCTGGATGCTGTGATTGACCGCCAGCTCGACCGGCGGGCGGCGCTCTCCGGGAATGAACGCATCTACATCAAGCACCTGCGCCGCCATCGCAACGTCGCCGTGGCCTTTCTGCTCGACATGTCAAGTTCGACAGCACGTACCCTGACGCGCTATCCCAGGATGCCCTACACGCGGCCGGGACAACGCATCATTGACATCGAGAAAGAAGGGCTGGTCATCATGAACGAAGCCCTCGAAGCCGTCGGCGACAGCTATGCCATCTATGGCTTTACGAGCGAGGGCCGCCGCAACGTCCGCTTCTATGTCATCAAGGAATTTGAAGAACGCTACAGCGCCCAGATCGAGGAACGGATCGGCGGCATCAACTACCAGAACAACACCCGTCTGGGCGCTGCCGTCCGGCATGCCGTCTGCAAACTGACCGGACACCAGGCCCGCACCAAGCTGCTCATCCTGCTTTCGGACGGCCGGCCCTACGACCATGACTACGGCGACGCCCGCTATGCCCGCGAAGACAGCAAGCAGGCCCTGCGCAGCGCCCGGCAGTCCGGCATCACGCCGTTCTGTATCACCATCGAGCGGGATGCCGACCAGGAACTCAGGGAACTCTATGGTGACGTGGGTTATACGGTCATTGATGACGTGCTCAGCCTGCCGGAGAAGCTGCCCGGCATCTACCGTCGCCTGACAAGCTGA
- a CDS encoding putative molybdenum carrier protein, producing the protein MTSMVIVSGGQTGVDRAALDAARQVGLECAGWCPHGRWAEDGPLAPDYPLLETPDTDPAQRTEWNVRDSDATLILLEDELLGGTRLTLDCTVRWRKPCALVMLQLSEAADIILAWIAQWQPVRLNIAGPRESECPGIYARSHRLLTHVLTSVKVLRM; encoded by the coding sequence ATGACATCAATGGTGATTGTTTCAGGTGGGCAAACCGGTGTGGATCGGGCGGCCCTTGACGCGGCCCGACAGGTCGGACTCGAATGTGCCGGGTGGTGCCCCCACGGGCGCTGGGCCGAAGACGGCCCACTTGCGCCGGACTACCCACTGCTTGAAACCCCGGACACAGACCCGGCCCAGCGAACGGAATGGAACGTACGCGACAGCGATGCCACCCTGATCCTGCTCGAAGATGAGTTGTTGGGCGGCACACGGTTGACCCTTGACTGTACGGTGCGCTGGCGCAAGCCCTGCGCCCTGGTGATGCTTCAACTGTCCGAAGCCGCAGACATCATTCTTGCCTGGATTGCGCAATGGCAACCCGTTCGGCTCAACATCGCCGGCCCGCGCGAAAGTGAATGTCCGGGCATCTATGCCCGCAGCCACCGGCTCTTGACGCATGTCCTGACTTCGGTGAAAGTCCTGCGGATGTAA
- the lysA gene encoding diaminopimelate decarboxylase has product MLLDYIGDSLHFGREPQCCLRDFVAGRTEPCYLYDLRHFTERYRCFRSAFAGLPHTIHYAVKANAHPVFLRRVVELGGGADVVSGGELQRALDSGVPPERVIFSGVGKSHAELRLALTCGIKQINVESVGEMRRIIDLAEALGRPARIAFRFNPSVDAETHPYIATGFRSHKFGIDAEAVMTCLALARQSARWVQVVGVSLHIGSQIVDVENFAEALRNTRPLVAALREQGFALSTFDVGGGFGIHYDTGDEARELENFARYAEVIRQGVQGLAGEILFEPGRFLVARCGVLLARVEYVKTTPYKTFVIVNTGMHHLIRPALYQAHHRILPVVQRAGPSRVVDVVGPLCESSDFLAQGIELPEVREGDWLAIADAGAYARSMASEYNLHPFPDEEFIVE; this is encoded by the coding sequence ATGCTACTTGATTACATAGGTGACAGCCTCCACTTTGGCCGCGAACCGCAGTGCTGCCTGCGGGACTTCGTTGCCGGGCGCACAGAACCCTGTTACCTCTACGACCTGCGCCATTTCACTGAACGTTACCGATGCTTCCGGTCGGCTTTTGCCGGCCTGCCGCATACCATCCACTATGCTGTCAAGGCCAATGCCCATCCGGTCTTTCTGCGCCGGGTTGTGGAGTTGGGCGGTGGGGCGGATGTCGTCTCCGGCGGTGAACTGCAACGCGCTCTCGACTCCGGGGTGCCACCGGAGCGGGTCATTTTCTCCGGGGTCGGGAAGTCGCATGCCGAACTGCGGTTGGCGCTGACCTGCGGCATCAAGCAGATCAACGTCGAGTCGGTCGGTGAGATGCGCCGGATCATTGACCTGGCGGAAGCCCTGGGCCGACCGGCCCGCATTGCCTTTCGCTTTAATCCGTCGGTGGATGCTGAAACCCACCCGTACATTGCAACCGGTTTTCGGAGTCACAAGTTCGGGATTGACGCCGAAGCGGTCATGACGTGTCTGGCGCTGGCGCGGCAGTCCGCCCGATGGGTGCAGGTGGTGGGCGTCTCACTGCACATCGGGTCGCAAATCGTGGACGTGGAAAACTTCGCCGAAGCCCTGCGCAACACCCGTCCACTGGTGGCGGCGCTGCGCGAGCAGGGCTTTGCGCTGTCCACCTTTGATGTGGGGGGCGGTTTTGGCATCCACTACGACACCGGTGATGAAGCCCGCGAGCTGGAAAACTTTGCGCGCTATGCCGAGGTCATCCGACAGGGCGTGCAGGGACTGGCCGGGGAAATTCTCTTTGAGCCGGGAAGGTTTCTTGTGGCCCGCTGTGGCGTGTTGCTGGCCCGGGTCGAGTATGTCAAAACAACGCCCTACAAGACCTTTGTTATCGTCAACACCGGGATGCACCACCTGATCCGTCCGGCGCTGTACCAGGCCCACCACCGGATTTTGCCGGTCGTGCAGCGGGCCGGCCCCAGCCGCGTGGTGGATGTGGTGGGTCCGCTTTGTGAGTCGTCGGACTTCCTGGCCCAGGGCATCGAACTCCCGGAGGTGCGCGAAGGTGACTGGCTGGCCATTGCCGATGCCGGAGCCTACGCCCGCAGTATGGCCAGCGAATACAACCTGCATCCCTTTCCCGATGAAGAATTCATCGTAGAATAA
- a CDS encoding ABC transporter ATP-binding protein: MDHHLLQVEHLVKHFPVAGGLVKAVDGVSFSLLPGETFGLVGESGCGKTTIGRTILRLVEPSSGRIVFDGRDLRQLSRSELRRVRRDMQIVFQDPYASLNPRMRIGEAIAEPLVIHGIGNRQSRQEQVAELLRVVGLDPDYASRYPHEFSGGQRQRISIARALALRPKFIVADEPVSALDVSVQAQIINLLADLREQFGLTYLFISHGLAVVEHFCTRVGTMYLGKLVEVAPTRRLFTQPRHPYTQALLESIPIPDPSRRKVRAPLAGDVPSPLAPPPGCRFHPRCPVAVDECRHREPPLRDVGEGHKVACWLAT; the protein is encoded by the coding sequence ATGGATCACCACCTGCTCCAGGTGGAGCACCTCGTCAAGCACTTTCCGGTCGCCGGTGGCCTTGTCAAAGCCGTGGACGGGGTGAGCTTCAGCCTTCTGCCCGGTGAAACCTTCGGACTCGTTGGGGAATCCGGCTGCGGCAAAACCACCATCGGCCGCACCATCCTGCGGCTTGTCGAACCATCCAGTGGGAGGATTGTGTTCGACGGCCGCGACCTACGGCAGCTCTCCCGCTCCGAACTGCGCCGGGTACGGCGCGACATGCAAATCGTCTTTCAGGACCCTTATGCCTCACTCAATCCCCGGATGCGGATTGGCGAAGCCATTGCCGAACCGCTCGTCATTCACGGTATCGGCAACCGCCAGTCGCGCCAGGAACAAGTGGCTGAACTGCTACGGGTCGTCGGTCTCGATCCCGACTACGCCAGCCGGTATCCGCATGAGTTTTCCGGCGGCCAGCGTCAACGCATCAGCATTGCGCGGGCGCTGGCGCTTCGGCCCAAGTTCATCGTCGCCGACGAACCGGTTTCCGCCCTGGATGTCTCCGTTCAGGCCCAGATCATCAACCTGCTGGCCGACCTGCGGGAACAGTTTGGGCTGACCTACCTGTTCATTTCCCACGGGCTGGCCGTGGTGGAGCATTTCTGCACGCGGGTGGGTACGATGTACCTTGGAAAACTGGTCGAAGTGGCCCCGACGCGCCGCCTGTTTACCCAACCGCGTCATCCCTACACCCAGGCACTGCTGGAAAGCATCCCCATTCCTGACCCGTCCCGGCGCAAAGTCCGCGCACCACTGGCCGGAGATGTACCCAGTCCGCTCGCGCCCCCGCCCGGCTGCCGCTTTCATCCGCG
- the resB gene encoding cytochrome c biogenesis protein ResB — MGDATFIRLITPSMALSVETPSPVTDTDTLQANQSAPQPSPKPFKPRKSQAERMLDATLRFLSSVKVGVFLLAVLIVASVLGTVIIQKGTSGFTEYYASLLPAERELYEFLGLLDIYHTRWFNLLLLTVSLNIVLASIDYFPAAWRYVRKPIVKVNQAFINRQPFRHVAHVTDAATVIQTLKARAEQELRPLIHRWLPISAVYRVVETVNPRDGSTTILMEAHAWNRLTAYAVHAALLTIFGGALVGGLFGHKGTVRMVPGQAANTFVSFGAPDEPVREFAMPFTLVCTDIEQNLLDPRKPDLSAPNTLDWHTRVLIKDEQRGVEIPAHIHLNHPFDYRGYRFFQASFDNFGSARTVNIELRPAGSQTGTAYVIGREPTDIPGLGRVRLADFIPDVTFQGGRLGSASGEYRRPVAILDVLGDNPRQLYAFPPEGLATLGNAPFLRAKTEVGDLRLVLTDFEKVSSGHILQVQYDPGVTTVYLGSAMLIVALWLVFFFAHQRLWLYLEPLPDGTLRLSLAGHTNRNRPAFEKRFQSIVAALPSAAGSALPPDRQMSATN, encoded by the coding sequence ATGGGCGATGCAACTTTTATCAGGCTCATCACTCCATCCATGGCGCTTTCAGTTGAAACACCAAGTCCGGTCACAGACACCGACACACTTCAGGCGAACCAATCCGCACCGCAACCGTCGCCCAAGCCTTTCAAACCGCGCAAGTCCCAGGCTGAGCGGATGCTCGATGCCACGCTTCGCTTTCTGAGTTCGGTCAAGGTCGGGGTCTTTCTGCTGGCCGTGCTGATTGTTGCCTCGGTGCTGGGCACCGTCATCATCCAGAAGGGCACCAGCGGTTTTACGGAGTACTATGCCAGCCTGCTGCCAGCCGAACGGGAACTGTATGAGTTTCTCGGTCTGCTCGACATTTACCACACCCGCTGGTTCAACCTGCTGCTGCTGACCGTCAGCCTCAATATCGTGCTCGCCTCGATTGACTACTTTCCGGCGGCCTGGCGCTACGTACGCAAGCCGATCGTGAAAGTCAACCAGGCGTTCATCAATCGCCAGCCATTTCGCCATGTGGCCCATGTGACGGATGCGGCAACGGTCATTCAGACGCTCAAAGCGCGGGCGGAGCAGGAATTACGTCCGCTCATCCACCGGTGGCTGCCCATCAGCGCCGTGTATCGGGTCGTTGAGACGGTCAACCCACGGGATGGCAGCACAACCATTCTGATGGAAGCCCATGCGTGGAACCGACTTACGGCGTATGCTGTTCACGCCGCGTTGCTGACCATCTTCGGCGGCGCTTTGGTGGGCGGGTTGTTTGGTCACAAAGGTACGGTGCGGATGGTGCCGGGACAGGCGGCCAACACCTTCGTCAGCTTTGGGGCGCCTGATGAGCCGGTCCGGGAATTTGCAATGCCCTTCACGCTGGTGTGCACCGACATCGAACAAAACCTGCTCGATCCGCGCAAACCCGACCTCAGTGCGCCCAACACGCTCGACTGGCACACGCGCGTCCTGATCAAAGATGAGCAGCGTGGAGTGGAAATCCCGGCCCACATCCACCTCAACCATCCCTTCGACTACCGTGGCTACCGTTTTTTCCAGGCCAGTTTTGACAACTTCGGCAGCGCCCGGACGGTCAACATCGAACTCCGTCCGGCTGGAAGTCAGACCGGTACGGCCTACGTCATTGGACGCGAACCGACTGATATTCCCGGACTGGGGCGCGTCCGGCTGGCGGATTTCATTCCCGATGTCACCTTCCAGGGCGGACGCCTGGGGAGTGCCAGCGGCGAATACCGGCGTCCGGTTGCCATTCTGGATGTCCTTGGTGACAACCCACGTCAGCTTTATGCTTTTCCACCAGAAGGTCTCGCCACCCTGGGCAATGCTCCATTTCTCAGGGCCAAAACCGAAGTCGGCGACCTGCGCCTGGTCCTGACCGACTTCGAGAAAGTTTCCAGCGGCCATATTCTTCAGGTGCAGTATGACCCCGGCGTGACGACGGTCTATCTCGGCTCGGCAATGCTCATCGTGGCGCTCTGGCTTGTGTTTTTCTTTGCGCATCAGCGGCTGTGGCTGTACCTGGAGCCACTGCCGGATGGCACCCTGCGCCTCAGTCTTGCCGGGCATACCAATCGCAACCGGCCGGCCTTTGAGAAGCGGTTTCAGTCCATTGTCGCCGCCCTCCCCTCTGCCGCTGGCAGTGCGCTACCACCTGACAGGCAGATGTCTGCCACCAACTGA